A region of the Mesotoga sp. Brook.08.105.5.1 genome:
GGAGTCTTTCCTACGGATACTTCTCTCTTAAAGATGGCTTATCTAGCAATAATAAATATAACAAAGAAATGGACAGTAAGAACCCTTGAATGGTCAAAGATCCTAACTCAACTTGTGATAAAGTATGAAAGATTAGCTAAGTACATAAGCTGATTCTTAAACCCATTACAAAAAAGGGGTTTACACAAAAAAAGAGACAGAACCGCGTCTGAATTTGAAGTGGTTCTCATCCCCGCGGAGCGGGCCTTGCGTCCCCGGATGAATCTCCGGGCATTGCGACCTGGCGTGGTCTTCGCCAGCCTTGCGTCCACTGAGAGCTTTTCAGTGCAATGCGTCCCACCGAAGGTGGCATACTCTCACTTCCGCCGATGATTCTCGGCACATCACTTCCTGCGCAGCAGCATCACTTCCTCGCGCCAGCGAGCCTCACTTCATGCCGAAGGCAGCCTTGCGTATTATCCGCTCTTTCCTACCCCCAATCTGCCACCTGCTACCACGCTTCTGCTCGCGAACACCTTGCCTTGGACTCTCACATCTCACTGGGGATACTCCTTCACTCTTGCTACGGAGCTCCTCTCTATCAATTCTGGTTTGTGAACAACTCTGTGAGTATTGGAGCCATTTAGCATATCTAGAAGAATCTCGACTGATTTCCTTCCTACCTCTTCTTTAGGGTGGGCAAAGGTGGTGAGGACTTCTCTGAAATCCCCGATTGGTCCGTCATCGAATCCGATTACGGAGATATCTTCGGGTATATTCAAGGCCAGTCTTTTGGCTACTAACTGAAGCTGAAGAGCGGTCGCGTCATTGTAGCAGAATACTGCTGTCGGACGCAGCTGAGCGGGGAGAGACATGAGTTCGTGAGCTATCTGCATAGGCGCTCCAGTGAATTCCGAGACGTTGAAGGACTTCTCGTAAATCTTTGTGAACCCAAGCTGCTTGCAACGGTCGACGAAACTCTTAGCCCTTATGACACCAGGCAGATGTGTTGACTTGTAGATTACAGCAACTCTCTGGTGACCGTATTCAAAGAAGATTTCCGATGCCTTTTCTCCTCCATAGGCGTCATCGAGGACATTGCAGCTTACGTTATCAATATTCCAGTCACTGTGGACGAGAACGATCTTCACTCCAGATTTGGCCATCGACTTTACGAGATCCTTGTTTGACCTCTTAGTCGCGCTGTAGACTGGGTCGATTATCAAGCCCTTCACTCCTGATTCGATCCACTCTGAAAGAATCTGCCTCTCCTTCACTGGATCTTCAGCCGAATTACCTAACAACATCTTGTATTCGTTCCGGAAGAGATGGTCTTCAGCTCCGAGAACAATATAAGGGAATATGTAGCTGGTTATCTGTTGCACAAGAATGCCGACAAGGTGGTTGTCGTGTCCATAACTGACGAAGGTTCCAAGGCCCGGTCTTCTTACGATAGCCGCTTCGAAAGAGAGCCGATCCAAAGCTTTTCGGACTGTCTCTCTGCTGGCACTAAACTTGTTCATCAATTCCTTCTCTGTGGGGAGTTTATCCCCGACGGAATATTTCCCGGACTTGAGTTCTTCGAGTAAGTAACGTTCAATGAGAGTGTACTTCGGAGTGATGGCAATCGCCCCCAGTTAGAATGTACGTACATATAGGATTTTACACTTCAATGTTAGTTGAGTCAAGTTTTCTTAGCAAGGACCTAGCCTCGATCGATATTTGCCTTTCAAAGGTTATACGGAGAACAGTCCTTTCTGACAGAAAAGAGAACACCTGCCGGTGAGAATAGCCGTAAGGTCCTTTCTGAAGATTCTTTTCGAGAAGATCGAGATGATATACTTCAATCGGGAGGTGGAAATGATGAAGAAATTACTGCTTGTAGTATTGATGGTTGTGGTTCTTTCTGTTTCTGCGTATGGATACACTTTCAACTCAAACAATATCGGAGCTTCAATCGCATACTTTCCCTTCATCCTTCAAACCTACTCGGCAAGGGGATATTATCACTTCGGTTTCAAGATAACGAATCCCTGGAGTATTGGCCCGATAGATTTTACTCAAGTTATGTTGTATGCCGGTCCCACAGTTTCCTACAGCTATGACAACGTTCATCACAGTTTTGAGGCAGGCATCAGCGGAAGACTCTTTTCTGGAATCGAAAATCTTTCTTTCAATCTTTTTGGCAGAAGATTCATGATTGCCGTGGGCCTAAGAGGTTCATCTACCTTCTCTTTCTCGACACTGAAGCTTGCAAAGCCTCAAATATCACCGGCTCTGAGCATTATCGATGTCACCAAAATGACAGACAGAATGAATTACTCGTTGTTCTTCTGGCCGCTGCCGGTGCTCCTGGGATTTGATCTGTACTTCTAATTGTTCAATGATGTTGTTCCTCAGTGCTCTTGCTTCCTACAATAATAGGAGTTCGCAGAGAAGAATGAGCTCTTCCGGGTGAAGGATTTTTCTGATATGAAAATTACTAAGAGGATGTGATCCGCTTATGAGAGTATTCTCTGTTATGGGCAGTCCAAGATTGAAGGGCAATACTATGCTTGTCCTGGATAATTTCATGAAGGGAATTAGAGATGGACATGATAAGCTGGAACTGAAATCCGTCTTTCTTCATGGTAAAAAGATCGAACCGTGTGCGGGTTGCGACAAATGCAAGAATGATGGCGAATCCTGCGTAATTGAAGATGACATGCTTGATCTTTATGGTGAAGTCGTTGCCGCCAATGTGATTATCTTCTCTACGCCTATTTACTGGTGGAACATGAGTGCTCAGTTGAAGACTTTCCTCGACAGATTGTACGCGCTCGACTACGAAAAGGCCTTCAAAGGAAAGAAGTTTGTTCTTCTCATGACTTACGGTGGTGAGGATCCTAATTCTGGAGCCGAGATTGTCGAAAAGAGCATGAGAGAGATCTGTGACTTCGTTTCTATGGAGTTTGTTGCGAGCTTTGGAATGTGCAGCGAATTGAGTGAAGATGAAAGAGCGGAGGCTCTTGTAAAGGTCTACAATCTTGGTCTTGACCTTTGAGCTCTATGCAGAACCAGTAGAACTTTGAAAGAATCTATTTGGCTTGAGTCCTTTCAGAGTCGAAGATAGCGTTGAATTCATTCCAAGGGCATTATGAGATTCGAATCTCTGCCACATTCAGATAGTGCCCCTTTCTATTCCAATCATTACCCACATCATCTTCTATGAAGCTCGTCCGTCTCTTGCTCTCTCATCATCTCGCGGTTTTTGACTAAGAACCCGGACACGAAGTGTCGGATGAACCAATCTTCTGCTCTTGATCTTAAATCCCCTCTCGAGAGGGGTGTCGACGGCTTCATCGTCGACGGGGTGTGTGCTCTTAAGATCGGTGGAGCGTGAAGCTAGAGAAAGGGCATTTTCGAGACGTTCGCTTCGCTCACGAGAGGACGAGAACTCCCTCTCTCCTGTTTCTCGTACTCTCTCCTCATCTCGTACTCTCGATGCTCTTCTTTGAAACAGACACCCTCCGCCACTTCGCGGACCTCCTCCCTCAAGAGAGGACTTAAGATCAGGATGATCAGGAGCAAAATACGAATTCACACAAGGACCGGCTTGTCAGTGGCGTTAACTCCCTTGAACGAAAAAAACGTCGCGATTACTGTCATTACAACTGCCGGTTCAGAAGTTCCCTATGTCTAACGAAGACACAAGAGAGAGTCTTGGAAAACTGATCAATCGAGAATCGGGAGACTGACGATCAAGGAAACACTCCTGTCCACTGGCGGAGCTGATTAAAAGGCTGTTCTTGAGTCTTAGAGTGTTCCTGAATGAAAATACTTTATCCGGGCGTTGAATTCCCTTGTTCTCCGCAGCAAGAAACGCACTCAGTCTTTAAATCACAGTTTCTGCGAAACTAATCCTAGGATTGCTCCTCATGCCGGCGGCTTTTCACTTTGCCCAAAGACCATGCCGAAATCCTTGCACAGGAACTGAACAGCTCTTCTTCCGGAATCCAGGGCAACCGGAAGCCCGCCGGGTGCTCTGAGTCGCTGGCCAGCAAAGTACAGATTCCGGATGTTTTCAGGCTTCGAAGGATAGTATTCCATCTTATACTCCTTGGTTGCTACAGTCATCCAGGATCCTTTGAATGATCCCAGATACCTCTCATAGGTTAGTGGTGTTGCCACATCCCAAACGGCAGTCTTCTCGGCGGTCTGGGGTAACTTCTCAGATAATATCTTAATGAAGTCCTTTGCCAGCTTTTCTTTTTCAATCTCGTACGTGCCGTCTTCCTTTCGGGCTTTCGAGTAATCATAAGTATCTCCAATAATTGCCGAGGTGACTGCCGTACAGCCTTTGGGCGCGTATCCCTCGTAGCCGGCGTAATTGCAGATCTTAATAACTTGTTCCTCCTTCCCACCGCACATAAGTGGCCTCATAGGCACAAAACCCATTTTCTCCGGCAGCCCTTCCAGGTCGACCTCAATGCCGAGACAAATGAATGTGTTAAGCAAAGGTTTTGTGACTTTGCGCATCCTTTCTGTCCATGGTTCTCTAATGGGGAAATCGAATAAATCGTCGATTGCTGAGAGAGTGTCCCTGGTGACAATCACGGCCTCCGATTGAAGGAGTTCACCATCCACGACAACACCGTCGGCGATGCCGTTTCTCACCGAAACTGTGTTTACCCGCATTCCGTAGCGAATCTTGCCGCCCAGAATATCGAATTTCTTTGCCATACGCAAAGCCATACTGAGGGAGCCACCTTCAGGATAGCCGCCGTCGCCGGAGGCCAGAGTCGCGAAGGTGAAAACCAGGGCAGTAGCACTGTAATCGGGGCCTATGATGTTCTCGAACAGGCGCTGTAGTAGTTCGCTCTTGTATCTCATGCCATATTCTTTAGCCGACTGTCTTGCATAGTAGGGCATTTTGGGTAATGCTGGCAGCATCCTCAAGATCGTACCCAGGGACATGAATGACTTCTTCTTAGTCTTCAATCCCTTGATGTCGGTCACCGGCATATTGAGCTTTGCGAATCTCTTCAAATCGCAGCATAGTTTGCTGATTTCTCTTCCATCCTCAGGTGAAAGCTCGATAAGATGATTGTGGAGTCTCTCCACATCACGGTAAAGGCGTGCTGTCCCTCGTATTCGAATGTGAGAAACACATCGCGATAGTGTACTGCGACGCTATCGTCTATAGCGCCAACTTCCCGCCAGAGTCTGTTAAGAGGTATATCCGGGGATGAGCCGGTGAGCCAATGCATTCCACCTTCGAATAGATACCCCTTCCTTTTCCAGCTTGTCGAAGCTCCGCCCGGAATAGTGTGGCTCTCGTAAATAGTGACGTCGAATCCGCTTTGGAGAGCGTAAATCCCTGCTGTCAAACCTGCAATACCCGCACCGACTATGGCTATGTTTCTCACATTTTCCTCCTATGTGTCGACTATCCAACTGCTTTCGAAATCCTGAAAGTCCAGGCTTATCACAGCTTGCTCTTCAATCCCGAATTGAGTCTAGTAAGCTCCGAGATGACTCACTTTCTCTCATACTTGATCGATGAGGACTCTTGATCAATTGTTTTCACACATTTCGATGCCGTTCCCCACCAGTATGTAATTCACCCTCAACGACGAAACAGAGGTGCGACCAGTCGCGTCCAATCAGGACTACTAGAGGGCAAAAGCGCTGTTCTTAATGCGACTGTACGCTAGCGAAACTTACAAGAAGCACGAAAGGGTTCTCGTTGACTCGCATCGAATACTGGTCGCGCCGTAATGTACATGGTGAGTTCCGAATACGCTTATCGTAAAATCAAATGTGTGGCGAGCCGACTCTCCGCTTCGTAAACTGCCCGACAACGGCAACTGTCTTTGTCTAGAGTCGCTTCATGCGGACAAGAGACTCTTTTGCAGTCTCAAGAATCTCTTCTTATGACTCCAGCAGAGCGAAATTCCTTCTGAATTATATGGCGTTTCCCGAATACACGTCTAATGATATACCCTTTTTGATATTGTGAGAACAGGTCTGAAATCGATTCTAAGGAAGACTTTGCGAAAACAGATCGTCAAATGCGGCAGGTATTCCAGCCTCCGAAATCATTTCATCATCTTTCAGACCTCGGGGAAATCCCGAAGCATCGAGTCTCTTGAGATGTTCGCAAATCTAACCTAAAATGTCTGGAAGAAACCCACCGTCTCAGGAATCTGCTTATCTTCAACTGCATGGCGCTCCACCAGCGAGTCCTATTTCATTGATAATCATTGTCTCGATGAAATCTGACCTGGAAGAACGATCAGAACCAAGTCTTGCACCCTTCACGCAAAACATCAATTCATTCTCCTCTCGTTCAAACCAAGTTTTGCGCTCAACTCATCTGATAAGAAAGACAAGTCAACAAAAAAGACGCCTGAAAACAAATGAAGAAACTGTCGAGGATGTGAAAGATCTCCTATGGAATTAGATATACCGAAACCCCAAACTTTCGATAATTGCTCTGAAATTAGAGCATTGTCAAACACCAAACCAAGGAAATCTCTTCATCTGTATTCGCCCTATTTCCAGTGTGCGGTGGAAGTCTCGATATTGATTACCTGAACGTAGGCAGGAGTCTCAATAGCCAAGAGCCTCGACTGTCCTCAAACAGCGCAAATCGAGAATCCAGAAGAGGGTGTAAACTCTTCGGACAAAGACCCGGAGGATGCCTGAAATGAAGAAGGCAGATGCTGATTAGTAGTAGGGCAAATGATTAAGTATTAAGATTAAGTCATTAAGTATAATTAATCCATTGATTATGATAAGATTGATTAAAGAGATAATGTTTTGGAGGTGAGACTAATGAGAAAGACGCTACTATCGGCAGTGTTCGTCACCTGCCTCGTGATGATAGTCTTCAGTGCACAAAACACTGCTTCTCAGGAACTGAGAATCATCGTTGAATCTGTGGCTTTGCTAGACGTCTCGAACTCATCAGTCTCTTTTGAGATCCCCCAGGAGATGATCGTACCCGGGTCAGCAATCTTTCTCCAGAACATTGAAGGTGGCCACTTGAAGTACACTTCTCTTACGGAAGCTGGGAGTTTGAGAAAGATTACCGCTTCGCTCTCCGACTTCTCGTTGCTGGAAGTGCTCGAGATTGGTATTACGGTCAGTGCGCCCGATAGTGGAAGGGGAAGGGTTGGAGTTTCCAGTGGAAGAGTCTTGCTCACGGCTGACCCTCAACCTGTGGTTGAAGGTATTGGCAGCGGATGGACCGGTACTGAAGATGCAGATGGTGCAATGGTGGTTTATGATATCAACATGTTCTCCGCGGAAATGCTAGTAGATGGTGTGGTAAATCTGGAAGTCTTATTCACTCTTACAGAAGGTTAATCGAGAACTCCCGAATCAATAAAGATTATTTCCTCGCTCTTCTTTCTTATTTCAAGAGTTACTTCTATTATGTCGCCGGGCTTCAACTCCAGCTCGACAGAATCCCTGTCTGCCACAAATCCTTTGGGAAGTGTTCCGGCCTCAAGGCGCAGTAGCCATTTGCCGGGCCTTAGATTTGGAACCGAAATCTCCCCATTGTCTCTGGTTACAAGTCTGAATCTCTCATCTTCACTTTCCAGTACGAGATTCACGCCTCTGATGGAGAGGGGAGTCTGTTCCATGTTCCTTACCCTAACCCTAAGAGCCGCCGATTGGACCAGTGTTATTGAAAGATCCTTTTCTTCATTTGCCGAGATTGTTATCTCAATCGGCAGCCTATCGCTGCTTATCAAGCCTCTCTGAAGAGAGTCATTGTCAATGTCAAAGAAATAAGTGCCGGGCTTCAGCCCGCTAAACATGAATCTCCCGTCTTCGCCAGTTATTGCTACGAGGTTGTTGAGTTTTAGAACAGCTCCCTCTAAAGGTATTTCGTTTCCCTCTGAAGAGATTACGATCTTCCCTGAAAGCGAACCCAGGTCTCTTCTTGGCCAAAATGGGATTGAAAAGGGGAAGGAATAACCTGCAGTGAAAGCCCCTGAAGGAATCCAGTTTGTCTTATCCGTCATTGCGATACTGGCCGAAGCGTTAATCGAACCGCCGTTTTGAAGGATCTTCGAAAAGGATATTCTGGCCGTGAGCTTCACAGGATCAAAGTTGTTCATCACATATGTCAGTGATCCGTCGAATCTGTATCCATCTTCCATCAGAAGAGTGCCGACTAATGCAGCCGTGGTCTCGAATCTTTCCTTGACGTAGTCTTTGAGGGTAAGCCTCGCGTTTAGATAGGCGTTTCCCGATAATCTGTAAGATCCGTAGACATCAAGCTGAATGGTTTTCTTATCAACGTTCTCAATCCGACTAAGCTGAGCGGAAAGAGAGCCAAATAGGCTGAAACTCCCTGGATAGTATGAGGCTGCCAGATTTCCGCCCAGGGTGGCGGCCGGAGTTGTCAGGCTCCTGCTGCCGCTTGAATTGTAGTAACCCCCCATGCTTATCCTCAGTCCGGAAAAGGTTGGAAAGTCAAACCTGCCGCGAAGAGAATAGCTGTTCAACAACCCCTGCAGAGCGAGATCGAAGGGATTATCGCGCTGGACCGTTCCCTCGAAAGAGATCCTGTAGGAATCAGGTTCCTGCCATACGACAGCGGCATCGAGTTTGAGCGCTTCGCTTCCGGGCTGTCCGCTGATCTTCTTCGAGTAATCTGCGGCCGATCTCAGCTGAAAGTAGCCGAGGCGGCTGGAAAACACATATCCCAGCTTCAGCCCGTCGTACTTCCCATCTAGGAAGGAGACTCTTAGAAGGGAGCTTGTCGAGACCGGTTCCAGACCGGACTCTATTGCCAGAGATGAATGAATTATATTCGACGAGCCGAAGCTTCCGTCAACAGCAACCCCTGCCGATAGATTTTCCAGGAGATTCCAGTCTGCGAAGAGCCCCAAAATGGACAGGTCTTCCGAGAGTATTGCGCCCATTCTAAGAGAGTCAAGACTTAGATTGAGATCGAAGCCCCTTGCTGACGTTCCAAGATTCACCGAGGCCAGGCCCGCTCTGCCGAGAACTCCGTATCCGACTTCAAGCAATTCCCCTCTGTAACGTAGATCTAATGAAAATCTGTTGTCTTCATCTTTGCCAATTATCGGCAGAGAGCCGTTCAGACTTATGCTTCTGGTTTTCGCGTCATTCAGAAAGCCGTCAATCTTCAAAGCCGCGTTCAGCAAGAAGCCGTCTGAATAACCGGCAGTGATCGACAGCCTGGTGGGCAGTACTCTGAATCTGTTTGCCAGGGAATCGGCCGGAGGAAGAAGAAGCACCGAAGATCGACCCGACACGAGGCCTGCCTCTCCCGACTCCCCTGTCGCCGTTAAAATGATAATGTGATTTCGCTGTTCTGTGAGGAAAGCGGAAGTTTTCACGGTGACCTTCACTTCGCCGGAAGCCGAAGGCTGGAGCTGAAGTCTTTGTATACTTAGCCTTAGAGTGTATGACATATTGTCAATGGCTCCCAGCTCAAGATAGGCAGGAACGTTGCCGTTATTGGCAACCGAGAATACGACCGAGTATTCTTCCCCAGCAGTTACATAAGAAGGAGCCTCAACAAGCCGGATTGCTAAAGACATGCTCGCGGCCACTCTGACAGTGAAATTCAGCTCAGCCGACTCGCCTCTCTTATCTTTGACTTCATAGCGTACATCATACTCTCCGGCTAGAGGTGTGGAGGGCACGAGGAAGCTTAGAAGGCGTATCTCGAAGGAGTCGGCCCCCACCTGAAAGGCTGATACGCCAAAAACGTTTCGCCAGCCGGGCGGCAGCGACAGCTCCTCAGCGAAGTCTAGATCATCATGGGTGTTGTTTGTTACAAGAACAGCAATCGTGACTATCTGACCTGGCACGACTTCTCCGGGAGGAGGAGTCGAGAGAACCAGTTCAAAATCTACTGCACCTAGCAGCGCGGAAAGTGAAAGCAGAAGAAATATAAGAAAGGAGGCTCTTATACGAGACTGAACATCTCTCACTCTATCTTCATTGAATACTGAGCGCCCCATACGTCTTCACCGTCTCTTATAAGAGCAAGGACTCTGTAGTCTCCTGGAGAAAGACCTTCAAAGGGTACAACGAAGCGGCCGGAGGTCTGAGGATATAATCTCAGGGTGTTACCCATGAATTCGCCGACAACTTCTCCCGCTTGATTGAAGATGCTGGCCGATACCTCGGGTCTCATCCACCAGTCAGAGGTATTCTTGATATCCATGATCAAGGAGTAGACTCCGTCGTTATTCGAGAGACTTCTTCCAACAATCTCGATGCTTCTGGATTCAGGTTCGCCGAAATTTGTGACGACCTGGACAGCGTAGCGCGTCTTAGTTCTGACTGTAATTCCCTCCAGCTCTTCATCTGCGAAAGCGATAATGGGCTCGACCATGATGACTCCCCAGTAAGTGCCGGAAAGATTCTCGTCTGATGGAACAATAACCGAGAAGGAGTAGGTCATGTTCGAATTTCCGGGCACTGTTACTTCCGGCGCCTGAAGTTCGATCCAGTTAGCATTTGATCGTTGCAGGCTTCCGGCTTCGGGATATTCCGTCGAACCCGTGTGGTGAAAGAAGTAATCTGTCAAGTAGAAGCGAACTATCGCCGGCTCGCTCGCGTTGTTTTGGAGTTCGATTCTTCCCGAAAGCACCTGGCCTGAGGAAGCAGCGAATATATGAGTTAGACCGTTTATTATGAGAACATCTGCCCTCAACGTGATCACCGAAAGCATTAGGAGGAACAGGACGAACTTCTTTGACATGTTTATCAGCTCCGTTTTAACAACACTAACAGTATTATATTTCGCCCAGATCTATAACCGTGAAGGTAATTACACTGTCACCCAAGAAGCTCACATCGTCCGGGTCCAATAGATATTGAACATAGAAGGTTATGACTTCCCCTACTGGATGAAAAACGATATCCAGGAAATCGCTGGCGACTCCTTGGGTGGCAAGCGTCAAATATCCGTTGTAGAGCAGCGTAACAGAACCCCTTTTGTTTGAGGGGTTCCAAAGGATCGGCTCCGACGAGAGCCTGAGAGAAATCTGAGCACCGGAAGAGAGAGTCGCCATGACTCTGAACTTTCTGTCTTTCCCTTGACCGCCTGCGATCTCAGGGCGTTCGATAACGATCATCGTTGCATCCTCGGGGCTGACAAGAGATCCCGAGCTGAAAGCAGGGCCGTCTCCCGCTAACTCCGGTGAAGCCGAGACAAGCTCCCAGGCTACGTCAGTTGTGACCTTGCCCGTTGCTGAAAGCGTCACGGCCTGAAGAGAAACGGCAAGAATCAGAATGCCAAGACAAAGAAGCAGCGCTTTGCGCTGCTTCAATGCAATGTATGTCCTGATAAGGAAGATCATTTACTTTATGACTCATCCACCAGTGTGAAAATAACCGTAATAATTGTGTTTACTGCATTCAAGAAATCACCGTCAAGCAGATCGTTTCCTAGATCATTCAGCGCGGTTATGTCTGCAGTGTAGGTCAGCGGATGGCCGGCGTTTGCCTCAGTTCCTGTCCTAGCAAGACCTGGGCCAATTGCAGTGACAAGATCACCACTAAGCGTTGTTCCTACAAACTCAAGTGTAGTACCGCCAGCTCCAACGTTTCCCTTAGCAGAACCGTCGGTAGCGCCTGCAGCAAGAGATATTGAGAAACCAGCCGGAATCGGGCTGAACTCAGTCGTTACCTTTCTCGTGAGACCCGCAAATCTCAAAGATGTATACCTGAGATATGTGGGATCGTGTTCGACAGAAACAACAGGGGCCGCACCGGCTAACTCTGGCTGAGTTACAGCGATCGTCACGCCTGGAGCGTCAGCAGTTGTTGGCCCAGTAGATGCCTCCTCACCAGTTACCGCAAGAAGCGCAATTTCATTCATCGTGATCGTGATCGTTTGCGTGTCTGTGTTAGTGTCCAGCGCCATTACAAAAGCACCCACTAGAATCGACATTGCTAGAATTACGAAAAACTTTTTCATTACCCACCTCATCTAATTTGAATGATCTATATTAGTTGATACTAATACGCAATTTCATTTCCGGATTTCTTCGCGAGCATCTGAACCCAGCTCACAAATCAATTATAGATCAAACGGCCAACTGACTGATGTCTTTTTCATTAAGGTTAAACGACTGTGTTCTCGCGTAGCGATTACAAACAGTAACATTTTCACTCTAGGGAGATGCCCGAAGAAGTTGAAGACTGCACAAAAGATCGTGGCAACTGGTCGATCCGCAAAAAGATAAACTTGAATTCGAGTATTCTACTGCTTGTCATAACCAGTTCGTGCAGGTTATCGACGCAGTTCATATTTTTGAAGAAAGCGAAAGGATTCGAGCGAGAAGCTCTTTACGGTCGAAGAGCAGCTTACACTTCCTTCTGAAAACAGTCCCTTATCTCGCCCGGCGGGAAAAGGGTTGCCTGTGCGTTGAAACAGGCGGGCTGGAGCGGGGACATGCTTTCGAAAGCCGTCGCAGCCTTTGAGTTAATTTATTAGACCAGTATTAGTGTAATAAACGTTCGAACGATTATTTCGTTATTAGTTTTGCTACTTGGGATCCTGCTCAAATAGACCTGTATTTCTCAGAAAACCGGTGGAGAAAGAGAGAAGAACATAGGCCAGTTGAAATGGAGTCAGAAGAATTACGTTTTGTTCTCGTTGCAGCCTTGCCGGGAAGCAGGGAGAATGAAGAAAAGAAAGCTGTTTAGACTGCCGGTACATAGATGAAGAACCTATGAAAGGCTCACATTCTTCGTATATCGCTAGTACGCGCAATGAACAGATATTCTTCAAGGTTCCAGCTGCCGAAGAGCGATGTGAAAGACTTCGATAAGGTCAAAGTGTTCCTCATAAGCTCTGAGAGAGCTCCAGGAACTTTCGTTGACATATGCGAGAGGTTGTGTCTTATCCTCTGATTCGAAGCAAGCTGCGTGCGTTGTGTCGGACGGAGACGATTCATGAATTGATAACGGCTTGCTCAAAATTATGAATCTCTCTGATCTGTAAAGAAAGCGACTTGGAGTTGAACATGATCTCATCATTTAACTCGTTGTCCGGGCAGAGTAGGGTTTTTTGCTGAGCCGAATTGAATACTGGACCGTTCAGTATGATTGTTCAACGAAGATAATTATATCGAGCTTTTGAAGAAGAAACTGCTGGCGACGGCACCGAATGTAACTCCACAGAGAATCGCCGGTTTGCCTCTACAGCCAACAGAACCGAGATTTCTAAGCTCCATCTCGATGGGAATAAGATAGCAGATATCTCAGCTCAATAGCCCCAAGAGGGCAAGAGTCCAGAAAGGAAGACTTCACTGAAAAGTGTTGATGGAACAGAGATCGATGGCGTACTGAATCTGCCTGTCGGTTTCGATGATTCAAGAGATATTTTCTCGCAGTCCCGGTTCAAGGAGGGTTTACCAGGACGGCCTTTGCAGCGATGATAGCGAGTAGCTACTAACCGATCGAATGACTAGTGTCTAAAGCTCATCATCTCGTG
Encoded here:
- a CDS encoding GntR family transcriptional regulator; protein product: MTPKYTLIERYLLEELKSGKYSVGDKLPTEKELMNKFSASRETVRKALDRLSFEAAIVRRPGLGTFVSYGHDNHLVGILVQQITSYIFPYIVLGAEDHLFRNEYKMLLGNSAEDPVKERQILSEWIESGVKGLIIDPVYSATKRSNKDLVKSMAKSGVKIVLVHSDWNIDNVSCNVLDDAYGGEKASEIFFEYGHQRVAVIYKSTHLPGVIRAKSFVDRCKQLGFTKIYEKSFNVSEFTGAPMQIAHELMSLPAQLRPTAVFCYNDATALQLQLVAKRLALNIPEDISVIGFDDGPIGDFREVLTTFAHPKEEVGRKSVEILLDMLNGSNTHRVVHKPELIERSSVARVKEYPQ
- a CDS encoding flavodoxin family protein, translating into MRVFSVMGSPRLKGNTMLVLDNFMKGIRDGHDKLELKSVFLHGKKIEPCAGCDKCKNDGESCVIEDDMLDLYGEVVAANVIIFSTPIYWWNMSAQLKTFLDRLYALDYEKAFKGKKFVLLMTYGGEDPNSGAEIVEKSMREICDFVSMEFVASFGMCSELSEDERAEALVKVYNLGLDL
- a CDS encoding FAD-dependent oxidoreductase, whose amino-acid sequence is MKRFAKLNMPVTDIKGLKTKKKSFMSLGTILRMLPALPKMPYYARQSAKEYGMRYKSELLQRLFENIIGPDYSATALVFTFATLASGDGGYPEGGSLSMALRMAKKFDILGGKIRYGMRVNTVSVRNGIADGVVVDGELLQSEAVIVTRDTLSAIDDLFDFPIREPWTERMRKVTKPLLNTFICLGIEVDLEGLPEKMGFVPMRPLMCGGKEEQVIKICNYAGYEGYAPKGCTAVTSAIIGDTYDYSKARKEDGTYEIEKEKLAKDFIKILSEKLPQTAEKTAVWDVATPLTYERYLGSFKGSWMTVATKEYKMEYYPSKPENIRNLYFAGQRLRAPGGLPVALDSGRRAVQFLCKDFGMVFGQSEKPPA
- a CDS encoding FAD/NAD(P)-binding protein, which translates into the protein MRNIAIVGAGIAGLTAGIYALQSGFDVTIYESHTIPGGASTSWKRKGYLFEGGMHWLTGSSPDIPLNRLWREVGAIDDSVAVHYRDVFLTFEYEGQHAFTVMWRDSTIILSSFHLRMEEKSANYAAI